From the genome of Streptomyces sp. NBC_01116, one region includes:
- a CDS encoding ABC transporter permease, whose product MRRPGRRTAGARAPLLLTVPALLAVAFLMLPLAGILVRTSWGELGAHLTAEGTTEALRLSLLVSLWALGLSLLLGVPLAWLLARVPFPGKASLRSLVLLPMVLPPTVGGVALLLAFGRRGLLGPWLEDTFGVTLPFHTSGAVLAATFVAMPFLVISLEGALGGLRPRYEETAASLGASPVRVFLTVTLPMVAPGLIAGAALTWARALGEFGATITFAGNLPGTTQTLPLQVYLLLQDSPEAATSVSLLLLAIAMIVLIALRGRWTGTPGDHRDPASRAAAARPEEPAATVPDPLPAPAADPLTKAVSEPWPLHADVTGFTQLTLDAPGSTTIAVVGPNGAGKTTLLRALLGLTPRAHAALRLGDDDVTALPPHRRGVAWVPQDGALFPHLSALANTAYGLRAHGVPRAAARREAQDWLDRLGVGHLAHRKPAQLSGGQAQRVALARALAARPRLLLLDEPLAALDQTTRARVRHTLRGHLADFGGVCLIVTHDPVEAVSLADRVLVLEDGRVLQDEPPAEVTRHPRSPWVARMLGRNAWPGTATADGLALEGGGHLVVAEPLPAGTDALAVIAPEAVSVHRERPTGSPRNVWPGTVREITSGGSRLRLLITSAEAPDLVAEITPGAAADLGIADGSTVWTSVKATEATAVPL is encoded by the coding sequence ATGAGACGTCCCGGCCGCCGCACCGCGGGGGCCCGCGCACCCCTGCTGCTGACGGTGCCCGCGCTGCTGGCCGTGGCGTTCCTGATGCTGCCGCTCGCCGGGATCCTGGTCCGCACCTCCTGGGGCGAGCTGGGCGCCCACCTCACCGCCGAGGGCACCACCGAGGCGCTGCGGCTCTCCCTGCTGGTCTCCCTGTGGGCGCTCGGGCTCTCCCTGCTGCTCGGGGTGCCGCTGGCCTGGCTGCTGGCCCGGGTGCCGTTCCCCGGCAAGGCGTCTCTGCGCTCGCTGGTGCTGCTGCCGATGGTCCTGCCGCCCACGGTCGGCGGCGTCGCCCTCCTGCTGGCGTTCGGGCGGCGCGGGCTGCTCGGCCCCTGGCTGGAGGACACCTTCGGCGTCACGCTCCCCTTCCACACCTCGGGGGCCGTGCTGGCGGCGACGTTCGTCGCGATGCCGTTCCTGGTCATCTCGCTGGAGGGCGCGCTCGGCGGGCTGCGGCCCCGGTACGAGGAGACCGCGGCCTCGCTGGGGGCCTCGCCGGTCCGGGTGTTCCTCACCGTGACGCTGCCGATGGTCGCCCCGGGGCTGATCGCCGGAGCCGCCCTGACCTGGGCGCGGGCGCTCGGCGAGTTCGGCGCGACCATCACCTTCGCCGGGAACCTCCCCGGCACCACGCAGACCCTGCCGCTCCAGGTCTATCTGCTGCTCCAGGACTCACCGGAGGCCGCCACCTCGGTCTCCCTGCTGCTCCTGGCCATCGCGATGATCGTCCTGATCGCGCTCCGGGGCCGCTGGACCGGCACCCCGGGCGACCACCGGGACCCCGCGAGCCGTGCGGCGGCGGCCCGCCCGGAGGAACCGGCGGCCACGGTCCCGGACCCGCTCCCGGCCCCCGCCGCCGACCCGCTGACGAAGGCCGTGTCCGAGCCCTGGCCGCTGCACGCCGACGTCACCGGCTTCACGCAGCTCACGCTGGACGCCCCGGGCTCCACGACCATCGCGGTGGTCGGCCCCAACGGCGCGGGCAAGACGACGCTCCTGCGGGCCCTCCTCGGCCTCACCCCCCGCGCGCACGCCGCCCTCCGCCTCGGCGACGACGACGTCACCGCCCTCCCCCCGCACCGCCGGGGCGTCGCCTGGGTGCCCCAGGACGGCGCGCTCTTCCCGCACCTGAGCGCCCTGGCCAACACGGCGTACGGGCTCCGCGCCCACGGCGTGCCCCGCGCCGCGGCCCGGCGCGAGGCCCAGGACTGGCTGGACCGCCTCGGGGTGGGCCACCTGGCGCACCGGAAGCCCGCCCAGCTCTCCGGCGGCCAGGCCCAGCGGGTCGCCCTGGCCCGCGCGCTCGCCGCCCGCCCCCGCCTCCTGCTGCTGGACGAACCGCTCGCCGCCCTCGACCAGACCACCCGGGCCCGGGTGCGGCACACCCTGCGCGGGCACCTCGCGGACTTCGGCGGGGTCTGCCTGATCGTCACCCACGACCCGGTCGAGGCGGTCTCGCTGGCCGACCGGGTCCTGGTGCTGGAGGACGGCCGGGTCCTCCAGGACGAGCCGCCCGCCGAGGTCACCCGCCACCCGCGTTCGCCGTGGGTGGCCCGGATGCTGGGCCGCAACGCCTGGCCCGGCACCGCCACCGCCGACGGCCTGGCCCTGGAGGGCGGCGGACACCTCGTGGTCGCCGAGCCCCTCCCGGCGGGCACGGACGCCCTCGCGGTCATCGCGCCGGAAGCCGTCTCCGTACACCGGGAGAGGCCCACCGGCTCCCCCCGCAACGTCTGGCCCGGCACCGTCCGTGAGATCACCTCGGGCGGCAGCCGGCTGCGGCTGCTGATCACCTCGGCCGAGGCCCCGGACCTGGTCGCGGAGATCACCCCGGGAGCCGCCGCCGACCTGGGCATCGCCGACGGCAGCACCGTCTGGACCAGCGTGAAGGCCACCGAGGCGACGGCCGTCCCGCTGTAG
- the modA gene encoding molybdate ABC transporter substrate-binding protein: MSLLISHRRVINPRRAAAAVLTTALLIPLAACGDDSGPAKDKGEGSGPAAATGAPKADLTVLAASSLTDVFKAAGAAYEKENPGTKVTFSFAGSQELAAQVKQGAPADALVTADTKTMDGLSGDTGKPTVIAKNRLVIAVGEGNPEKVGSLKDLADPKLKVVLAAPEVPVGRYSAQILDAQRIEVKPVSQEPNVRAVLSKVSLGEADAGLVYKTDAATATDKVDAIDIPDQQNAIASYPAATLKTSKHSEAAEAFVAWLSTPAAQKILQGAGFQQP; the protein is encoded by the coding sequence ATGTCCCTGCTGATCAGCCACCGCCGTGTGATCAACCCCCGCCGCGCGGCCGCCGCCGTCCTGACCACCGCCCTCCTGATCCCGCTCGCCGCCTGCGGCGACGACTCCGGCCCGGCCAAGGACAAGGGCGAGGGCAGCGGCCCGGCAGCCGCGACGGGCGCCCCGAAGGCCGACCTGACCGTGCTGGCCGCCTCCTCCCTGACGGACGTCTTCAAGGCGGCGGGCGCCGCGTACGAGAAGGAGAACCCGGGCACGAAGGTGACGTTCTCCTTCGCCGGCTCCCAGGAACTGGCCGCCCAGGTCAAGCAGGGCGCCCCCGCCGACGCCCTGGTCACCGCCGACACGAAGACGATGGACGGCCTCTCCGGCGACACCGGAAAGCCGACCGTCATCGCCAAGAACCGGCTGGTCATCGCCGTCGGCGAGGGCAACCCCGAGAAGGTCGGGAGCCTGAAGGACCTCGCCGACCCGAAGCTGAAGGTCGTCCTGGCCGCCCCCGAGGTACCGGTGGGCCGCTACAGCGCGCAGATCCTCGACGCGCAGAGGATCGAGGTGAAGCCGGTCTCCCAGGAGCCCAACGTCCGCGCGGTCCTGTCCAAGGTCTCGCTCGGCGAGGCCGACGCCGGGCTCGTCTACAAGACCGACGCCGCGACCGCCACCGACAAGGTCGACGCGATCGACATCCCGGACCAGCAGAACGCCATCGCCTCCTACCCGGCCGCCACGCTGAAGACGTCGAAGCACAGCGAGGCCGCCGAGGCGTTCGTCGCCTGGCTCTCCACGCCCGCCGCGCAGAAGATCCTCCAGGGCGCCGGCTTCCAGCAGCCGTAG
- a CDS encoding molybdopterin-binding protein, giving the protein MQSYTIGQAARLLGVSPDTARRWADAGRVATHRDEAGRRLIDGRALAAFSIEVGQGTDGEDEAAYTSARNAFPGIVTAVKLGDVAAQVEIQAGPHRLVSLLTREAVEELGLEVGMRATARVKSTSVHIDRV; this is encoded by the coding sequence ATGCAGTCCTACACAATCGGTCAGGCAGCACGACTTCTCGGGGTCAGCCCCGACACCGCACGCCGCTGGGCGGACGCCGGCCGGGTCGCGACCCATCGCGACGAGGCCGGCCGCCGTCTGATCGACGGCCGCGCGCTGGCCGCCTTCTCGATCGAGGTCGGCCAGGGCACGGACGGCGAGGACGAGGCCGCGTACACCTCGGCCCGCAACGCGTTCCCGGGCATCGTCACCGCGGTGAAACTCGGCGACGTCGCGGCCCAGGTCGAGATCCAGGCCGGTCCGCACCGGCTCGTCTCGCTCCTGACCCGGGAGGCGGTGGAGGAACTGGGGCTGGAGGTCGGCATGCGGGCGACCGCCCGGGTGAAGTCGACCAGCGTGCACATCGACCGCGTCTGA
- a CDS encoding VOC family protein: MAVQPEGTPCWADAMFADVEGAKSFYGDVLGWTFGESASEFGNYTQAYAGGKAAAAVVPPMPGAEGQSAWCLYLASPDAAATAAKVRASGGEVLMEPMRVGDFGTMALVRDPGGAVFGIWQAGSHEGFETEMGAPGGYCWGEVFTRDPEKVDTFYPSVFPYTVRKFDDESMHFSMFDVRGETVLGRMAMDDDFPPEVPSYLNVYFAVPDCDATVAKATERGGVLRFGPVDSPFGRFATLSDPQGAWFTVIDVTTTKGEMPATSQVT, translated from the coding sequence ATGGCTGTACAACCCGAGGGCACCCCGTGCTGGGCGGACGCCATGTTCGCCGACGTCGAGGGCGCCAAGAGCTTCTACGGTGACGTGCTCGGCTGGACGTTCGGCGAGAGCGCGTCGGAGTTCGGCAACTACACCCAGGCGTACGCGGGCGGAAAGGCCGCTGCCGCCGTCGTCCCGCCGATGCCGGGCGCGGAGGGCCAGTCGGCGTGGTGCCTGTATCTCGCGTCGCCGGACGCGGCGGCCACCGCGGCGAAGGTCCGCGCGAGCGGCGGCGAGGTGCTGATGGAGCCGATGCGGGTCGGCGACTTCGGCACGATGGCACTGGTCCGCGACCCCGGTGGAGCCGTCTTCGGCATCTGGCAGGCCGGCAGCCACGAGGGGTTCGAGACGGAGATGGGCGCGCCCGGCGGGTACTGCTGGGGCGAGGTCTTCACCCGGGACCCGGAGAAGGTGGACACGTTCTACCCGTCGGTCTTCCCCTACACCGTGCGGAAGTTCGACGACGAGTCGATGCACTTCTCCATGTTCGACGTCCGGGGGGAGACGGTCCTCGGCCGGATGGCGATGGACGACGACTTCCCGCCGGAGGTCCCCTCGTATCTGAACGTGTACTTCGCCGTGCCGGACTGCGACGCCACCGTGGCGAAGGCGACCGAGCGCGGCGGGGTGCTGCGGTTCGGGCCGGTGGACAGCCCGTTCGGCCGGTTCGCGACGCTCAGCGACCCGCAGGGCGCCTGGTTCACCGTGATCGACGTGACCACCACCAAGGGCGAGATGCCGGCGACGAGCCAGGTGACCTGA
- a CDS encoding GNAT family N-acetyltransferase, giving the protein MSALAPQPVTLTGQHVHLVPLALGHLDDLFAAGGGDEEVWRWQGGPAPRTREELRERMEEVLGDAGYVPFAVVHRPSGRAVGWTTYMDVVVHDERLEIGWTWYGRAHWRSAVNTETKLLLLTHAFEELGMGRVQLKTDHRNERSQAAIARLGARREGVLRRHRRRPDGSWRDSVYFSLLADEWPAAKLRLTARLAAG; this is encoded by the coding sequence ATGTCCGCACTTGCTCCACAGCCCGTGACGCTGACCGGGCAGCACGTCCACCTGGTCCCGCTGGCCCTCGGCCACCTCGACGACCTCTTCGCGGCGGGCGGCGGGGACGAGGAGGTGTGGCGCTGGCAGGGCGGCCCGGCGCCGCGGACCCGCGAGGAGCTGCGCGAGCGCATGGAGGAGGTGCTGGGCGACGCGGGGTACGTGCCGTTCGCCGTCGTCCACCGTCCGAGCGGGCGGGCCGTCGGCTGGACCACGTACATGGACGTCGTGGTGCACGACGAACGCCTGGAGATCGGCTGGACCTGGTACGGCCGGGCCCACTGGCGCTCGGCGGTGAACACCGAGACGAAGCTCCTGCTGCTGACGCACGCCTTCGAGGAGCTGGGCATGGGCCGCGTCCAGTTGAAGACCGACCACCGCAACGAGCGCTCGCAGGCGGCCATCGCCCGGCTCGGGGCGCGGCGCGAGGGAGTGCTCCGGAGGCACCGGCGGCGGCCGGACGGGAGCTGGCGGGACAGCGTCTACTTCTCGCTGCTGGCCGACGAGTGGCCTGCGGCGAAGCTGCGTCTCACCGCCCGTCTGGCCGCGGGCTGA